The following coding sequences are from one Saprospiraceae bacterium window:
- the lpxK gene encoding tetraacyldisaccharide 4'-kinase: MNKILALLLSPVAFLYGLGVSIHQGLYFNGFLKSTSFSIPVISVGNLSVGGTGKSPHIEYLLRFLRQYLYPGVISRGYKRKTDGFRLVTVVDSPELSGDEALQIKRKFPEIPVAVSESRGLGIPLFLAKHPEIQTILMDDGYQHLQVKPGMNILLTEYANPYFKDYLLPSGRLREWRYGSQRADAIIVTKCPHQPDEQEKKAWAKRLKLTEHQALFFSEMTYGDPYSLFNPSRIFKLNDGLHVVLLSAIAQSDYITDFLKDQVSAVTEFPFEDHHFFTEEEIDTVIKKYQTISHFNKLILTTEKDAVRLEKFKEKLEGVEIFILPMKIHFFEEDKFLAYLKNFLLEFKI, from the coding sequence TTGAATAAGATTCTCGCTTTACTTCTCTCTCCTGTCGCATTCCTGTACGGTTTAGGCGTAAGTATCCATCAAGGACTTTATTTCAATGGTTTTCTAAAATCGACTTCTTTCAGCATTCCTGTCATTTCGGTCGGAAATTTATCTGTTGGTGGCACGGGCAAATCTCCACATATTGAATACTTGTTGAGATTTCTCCGGCAGTATTTATATCCCGGGGTGATCAGCCGAGGATACAAGCGTAAAACCGACGGATTTAGATTGGTCACTGTAGTCGATTCTCCGGAGCTTTCCGGAGACGAAGCCCTACAGATCAAAAGAAAATTTCCGGAGATACCGGTAGCAGTTTCTGAAAGTCGCGGTCTTGGTATCCCTTTATTTCTGGCAAAACACCCGGAAATCCAAACCATTTTGATGGATGATGGATATCAGCATTTGCAGGTTAAACCCGGCATGAATATTCTGCTGACAGAATACGCAAATCCCTATTTTAAGGATTACTTGTTGCCCTCAGGTCGATTGAGAGAATGGAGGTATGGCTCGCAAAGAGCGGATGCAATCATAGTCACAAAATGTCCACATCAACCGGATGAACAGGAAAAAAAAGCTTGGGCCAAGCGATTAAAATTAACTGAGCATCAAGCTCTCTTTTTTTCAGAAATGACGTATGGCGATCCATACTCATTATTCAACCCTTCCCGAATTTTCAAGCTCAACGATGGCTTGCATGTCGTTTTACTTTCTGCCATTGCACAATCAGATTATATCACTGACTTTTTAAAAGACCAGGTGTCTGCAGTCACAGAGTTCCCTTTTGAGGATCATCATTTTTTTACAGAAGAAGAAATAGACACAGTAATCAAAAAATATCAAACCATTAGTCATTTCAACAAACTTATACTCACTACTGAAAAAGATGCGGTCCGACTAGAAAAATTTAAAGAAAAACTTGAAGGAGTTGAAATTTTTATTTTGCCGATGAAGATCCATTTTTTTGAAGAAGATAAATTTCTTGCTTACTTGAAAAATTTTCTATTGGAATTCAAGATATGA
- a CDS encoding T9SS type A sorting domain-containing protein, producing MKKLLAYLLLNCLYFQAVTSQIAAPVWQFSGTPVEWAKRPNQLYYSNKSFELFLQRNAPILTNDYMYILLTNPVELGNYDEGSTLIKYDLSTGDTIWQREYSALGEVGNNGYNYFPEFYVEDTIIHLYGYLGIDTVNGSGRKIHLNGFPSRRQVSTITGSTVKHEYSVDFKNLFGYTNPNTWHKNGDDRWFYYFQLIRPPFDTIAKAYVRPYQLKSDLSSQLMDSTKAVYFDIPANNLMVFCGPLCIGKDSFIHFGSTQIKSNLSWRHFMWKVNIDGQPTELFDITKIIGGEDSTFGYYGGNAVISGNSIRMKVQSSTTNALQRDGVPGYIYLDFNGNLIKDQRNLQIDGKYLSKIVSTDLAEGVLHVVQFLNEKNVFIYLEDKFGNFKKVGSLFNEGSHIYMYIPVRVNVTPSNDALLSFMVLVDSSFSGYKPLEYGGWPYFCKISGEHIGLKTGVFDEKVAKRLRVYPNPGRGDFYLEDSIIGELTLLDIQGRQVMNKECLGECKIEINYLPDGLYLLKVMDQKNQEVKVCKIFKQSD from the coding sequence ATGAAAAAATTACTCGCTTATTTGCTTTTAAATTGTTTGTATTTCCAAGCAGTTACATCACAAATTGCTGCTCCTGTGTGGCAATTCTCAGGTACTCCTGTTGAATGGGCTAAGAGGCCAAACCAATTGTATTATAGCAATAAAAGCTTTGAATTGTTTTTGCAAAGGAATGCTCCTATTTTAACAAATGATTATATGTATATTTTGTTGACAAATCCTGTTGAATTGGGAAATTATGATGAAGGATCTACTTTGATAAAATATGACTTATCAACTGGTGATACAATCTGGCAACGAGAGTACAGTGCATTAGGGGAAGTTGGAAACAATGGATATAATTATTTTCCTGAGTTTTATGTAGAAGATACTATTATTCATTTGTATGGTTATTTGGGAATTGATACAGTCAATGGATCCGGTAGGAAGATCCACCTGAATGGATTTCCTTCTCGAAGGCAAGTATCTACAATTACAGGAAGTACGGTGAAGCATGAGTATAGCGTAGATTTTAAAAATTTGTTCGGATATACTAACCCAAATACTTGGCATAAAAATGGTGATGATCGTTGGTTTTATTATTTTCAACTTATCCGTCCTCCTTTTGATACCATTGCCAAAGCATATGTAAGACCTTATCAACTCAAGTCTGATTTAAGCTCACAGTTAATGGATAGTACCAAGGCTGTTTATTTTGACATACCGGCAAATAATCTCATGGTTTTTTGTGGACCACTTTGCATAGGAAAAGATAGTTTTATACACTTTGGTAGCACGCAAATAAAATCCAATTTGTCTTGGAGACATTTTATGTGGAAAGTAAATATTGATGGACAACCTACTGAGCTCTTCGATATCACTAAAATAATAGGAGGCGAAGACTCTACATTTGGTTACTATGGCGGAAATGCAGTTATTTCTGGTAATAGTATTCGTATGAAAGTGCAGTCTTCAACTACAAATGCATTACAGCGTGATGGTGTACCTGGTTATATTTATTTAGATTTTAATGGGAATTTGATCAAGGACCAAAGAAATCTGCAAATTGATGGTAAATATTTGAGTAAAATTGTTTCAACAGATCTAGCAGAAGGTGTGTTGCATGTAGTTCAATTTTTGAATGAAAAAAATGTATTTATATACTTAGAGGATAAATTTGGAAACTTCAAAAAGGTAGGTTCTCTATTTAATGAAGGGTCGCATATCTATATGTATATTCCTGTGCGAGTGAATGTAACACCAAGCAATGATGCGTTGTTAAGTTTTATGGTTCTTGTAGATTCCAGTTTTTCAGGTTACAAGCCTTTAGAGTATGGAGGGTGGCCTTATTTTTGTAAGATTAGTGGCGAGCATATTGGTTTGAAGACTGGAGTATTTGATGAAAAAGTGGCAAAGAGACTTCGAGTGTATCCTAATCCCGGAAGGGGCGATTTTTATCTGGAAGATTCAATTATAGGAGAGTTGACATTATTAGATATTCAGGGTCGTCAGGTAATGAATAAAGAGTGTTTAGGTGAATGCAAAATTGAAATAAATTATTTGCCTGATGGACTTTATTTATTGAAAGTAATGGATCAGAAAAATCAGGAAGTTAAAGTTTGCAAAATATTTAAGCAAAGTGATTGA